A part of Desulfovibrio legallii genomic DNA contains:
- a CDS encoding MATE family efflux transporter, with protein MRFFSWAEARRFYAIGLPILVAQIAQTGMTFVDTALAGQYSAEHMAAVAVAGSVWQPVALLGIGCLLALSPLSAQAVGGGRPDRAAHLLRQGLWLTLGLSLALMSFFYVVSWRMEAFGLAPHLAAISGGFLRAMLWGLPGFLLFVNQRGFLEGFARTRPAMIIGVLGLVVNVPCNYVFIYGKLGMPELGGVGCGVASAVSFWFMAVCMFLHLNFSRQYAGLRPLFAPLWRGPERFDGALVLRVLRIGLPGALALFFEVALFAVSAILLAPLGTVMVAGHQIALNFGAVVFMVPLSISMTATIRVGACLGAAQVDRARLAARTALSMSVVFALAIAVLTVLLRRQIVAIYTEDAAVAALAAHLLLFGAAYQVVDGLQATGIGILRGHNDTRIISVICFMAYAVIGLPLGFILGRTDLLTPALGATGFWIAYIVALGFGALCYLTRLRYLYRLPAQSLLVRVRR; from the coding sequence ATGCGTTTTTTTTCCTGGGCGGAAGCTCGCCGTTTTTATGCCATAGGACTGCCCATTCTTGTGGCGCAGATAGCCCAGACGGGCATGACCTTTGTGGATACGGCCCTGGCCGGACAGTACAGCGCCGAGCATATGGCCGCCGTGGCTGTGGCCGGTTCCGTGTGGCAGCCCGTGGCCCTGCTGGGTATCGGTTGTCTGCTGGCCCTTTCCCCTTTGAGCGCCCAGGCCGTGGGCGGCGGGCGGCCGGACAGGGCCGCGCACCTGCTGCGGCAGGGGCTGTGGCTGACCCTGGGCCTGAGCCTTGCGCTCATGAGTTTTTTTTATGTGGTTTCCTGGCGCATGGAGGCCTTTGGCCTTGCGCCGCATCTGGCGGCCATTTCCGGCGGCTTTTTGCGGGCCATGCTCTGGGGGCTGCCCGGATTCTTGCTGTTTGTGAACCAGCGCGGCTTTCTGGAAGGCTTTGCCCGCACCCGGCCGGCCATGATCATCGGCGTGCTGGGGCTGGTGGTCAACGTGCCCTGCAACTATGTGTTTATTTACGGCAAACTGGGTATGCCGGAGCTGGGCGGCGTGGGCTGCGGCGTGGCCTCGGCGGTGAGCTTCTGGTTCATGGCCGTGTGCATGTTCCTGCATTTGAATTTCTCACGGCAATACGCTGGGTTGCGGCCGCTGTTCGCGCCCCTCTGGCGCGGGCCGGAGCGCTTTGACGGAGCGCTGGTGCTGCGGGTGCTGCGCATCGGCCTGCCCGGCGCGCTGGCCCTGTTCTTTGAGGTGGCGCTCTTTGCCGTCAGCGCCATTCTGCTGGCCCCGCTGGGCACGGTCATGGTGGCCGGGCACCAGATAGCCCTTAATTTCGGGGCGGTGGTTTTTATGGTGCCGCTCTCCATCAGCATGACGGCCACCATCCGCGTGGGCGCCTGCCTGGGGGCGGCCCAGGTGGACAGGGCCAGGCTCGCGGCCCGTACCGCCTTGAGCATGAGCGTGGTTTTTGCCTTGGCCATAGCGGTGCTGACCGTGCTGCTGCGGCGGCAGATCGTGGCCATCTATACGGAAGACGCCGCCGTGGCGGCCCTGGCCGCGCATCTTTTGCTCTTCGGGGCCGCCTACCAGGTGGTGGACGGCCTGCAGGCCACGGGCATCGGCATCTTGCGCGGGCACAACGACACGCGGATCATCTCCGTCATCTGCTTTATGGCCTATGCCGTCATCGGGCTGCCCCTGGGCTTCATTTTGGGGCGCACGGATCTGCTGACCCCGGCGCTGGGGGCCACCGGCTTCTGGATTGCCTATATCGTGGCCCTGGGCTTCGGCGCGCTGTGCTACCTTACGCGCCTGCGCTATCTCTACCGCCTGCCCGCCCAGAGCCTGCTGGTCCGCGTGCGGCGTTGA
- the serS gene encoding serine--tRNA ligase — translation MLDLKLLQRQPDLLAKALADRHSGLDIQEFLALDARRRNLLTQVEGLKQQRNAASTKVAELKRKGEDAAALLAESTALADRIKELDGETAQAKAEVEAWLMRVPNLPDTSVPVGKDETENVEVSRWGTPPVFDFPPREHGELGVALDGLDFERAARLTGSRFVVMRGWAARLERALVNFFLDQHTRHEDYIEVCPPYMVNRATMTGTGQLPKFEEDLFKLRENDYYLIPTAEVPLTNLHAGEVLDETDLPRAYCAATPCFRSEAGSAGKDTRGIIRMHQFTKVEMVRFSHPEDSFNQLEILRGHACRLLEMLELPYRVITLCTGDMGFSAAKTYDLEVWLPAQNTYREISSCSNCTDFQARRAGIRFKPKGGKAAYLHTLNGSGLPTGRTIAALLENGQQKDGSVRLPKALAPYMNGVECIEPRNGNGKQNRT, via the coding sequence ATGTTGGATCTCAAACTGCTGCAACGCCAGCCGGATCTGCTGGCCAAAGCCTTGGCCGACCGGCATTCCGGGCTGGACATTCAGGAATTTCTGGCCCTGGACGCCCGTCGCCGCAACCTGCTGACCCAGGTGGAAGGTCTGAAGCAGCAGCGCAACGCAGCCTCGACCAAGGTGGCGGAACTGAAACGCAAGGGCGAAGACGCCGCCGCCCTGCTGGCCGAATCCACCGCTCTGGCGGACCGCATTAAGGAGCTGGACGGGGAAACCGCCCAGGCCAAGGCCGAGGTGGAAGCCTGGCTCATGCGCGTGCCTAACCTGCCGGATACCTCCGTGCCCGTGGGCAAGGACGAAACGGAAAACGTAGAGGTCTCCCGCTGGGGCACGCCCCCCGTTTTCGACTTCCCCCCCCGCGAACACGGCGAGCTGGGCGTGGCCCTGGACGGCCTGGATTTTGAACGCGCCGCGCGGCTTACAGGCAGCCGGTTCGTGGTCATGCGGGGTTGGGCCGCACGCCTGGAGCGGGCGCTGGTCAACTTTTTTCTGGATCAGCACACCAGGCACGAAGACTATATAGAGGTCTGCCCTCCTTATATGGTTAACCGCGCCACTATGACCGGCACCGGACAGCTGCCCAAATTTGAGGAAGACCTCTTCAAACTGCGGGAAAACGACTACTACCTCATCCCCACGGCCGAAGTGCCGCTGACCAACCTGCACGCCGGCGAGGTGCTGGACGAAACCGACCTGCCCCGCGCCTACTGCGCGGCCACACCCTGTTTCCGCTCCGAAGCGGGCAGCGCAGGCAAGGACACGCGGGGCATTATCCGCATGCACCAGTTCACCAAGGTGGAGATGGTCCGCTTCTCCCATCCGGAAGACAGCTTTAACCAGCTCGAAATCCTGCGCGGGCACGCCTGCCGCCTGCTGGAGATGCTGGAGCTGCCCTACCGCGTCATTACCCTCTGCACCGGGGACATGGGCTTCAGCGCCGCCAAAACCTATGACCTGGAGGTCTGGCTGCCCGCGCAGAACACCTACCGCGAGATTTCCTCCTGCTCCAACTGCACGGATTTTCAGGCCCGCCGGGCGGGCATCCGATTCAAGCCCAAGGGGGGCAAGGCCGCCTATCTGCACACGCTCAACGGCTCCGGCCTGCCCACGGGCCGCACCATTGCCGCCCTGCTGGAAAACGGCCAGCAAAAAGACGGCAGCGTGCGCCTGCCCAAGGCGCTGGCGCCTTACATGAACGGCGTGGAATGCATCGAACCCCGCAATGGCAACGGCAAACAGAACCGCACATAG
- a CDS encoding (Fe-S)-binding protein, with translation MKDNLQLTDVSTAEGQMVSIDLKDIPELPVDMATMPWKPFTEEQKAETACILDDVCVLNIPKPKNKEEEEELVNKFLNGMRKLFSKENNWTFLPMLETSMDYCAQCNSCSEACHLYEMSGKNEMYRPNFRSEIFRRIYKQYVKKEPLAKWRYGDMHLNWKTVARLGELAYRCNLCRRCAQVCPIGVDNGLLAREIRKLFSQELGIYPKELHEKGTMNQMKCGSSTGMTPEVVKDNVEFIDEDYTEITGVGIHTPFDVKGADIMLLHNAGEIMAWPENIAAFSLIFQEAGLSWTLSSHAMAYDGVNYGVFYDDAQTARIALQHMMAAKELGVKKIVIGECGHAHKALTVIADRVIPYEYQVPRESCYVTLRDIVMSGRLKLDPARNDFPVTLHDPCNIVRLMGIVEPQREILRKIAPKFREMPCHGVDNYCCGGGSGFAIMTRNNIEQWRGNISGRKKMWQISEAFKDCLGPETKKYICAPCSNCKGQIREILEHNDLYTKNNFAYGGLVELIVNAMTNVNPGYIKFEGAEEEAEAEA, from the coding sequence ATGAAAGACAACCTGCAATTGACCGACGTTTCCACCGCCGAAGGGCAGATGGTCAGCATTGACCTCAAAGACATTCCTGAGCTGCCCGTGGACATGGCCACCATGCCCTGGAAGCCCTTTACCGAGGAACAGAAGGCCGAAACCGCCTGTATTCTCGACGACGTCTGCGTGCTGAATATCCCCAAGCCCAAGAACAAGGAAGAGGAAGAAGAGCTGGTCAACAAATTCCTCAATGGCATGCGCAAGCTCTTCAGCAAGGAAAACAACTGGACCTTCCTGCCCATGCTGGAAACCAGCATGGACTACTGCGCCCAGTGCAACTCCTGTTCCGAGGCCTGCCATTTGTATGAGATGTCCGGCAAAAACGAGATGTACCGGCCCAACTTCCGCTCCGAGATTTTCCGCCGCATCTACAAGCAGTATGTGAAGAAGGAGCCCCTGGCCAAATGGCGCTACGGCGACATGCACCTCAACTGGAAAACCGTGGCACGCCTGGGCGAGCTGGCCTACCGCTGCAACCTCTGCCGCCGCTGCGCCCAGGTCTGCCCCATCGGCGTGGACAACGGCCTGCTGGCCCGCGAGATCCGCAAGCTGTTCAGCCAGGAGCTCGGCATCTACCCCAAGGAACTGCACGAAAAAGGCACCATGAACCAGATGAAGTGCGGCTCCTCCACAGGCATGACGCCGGAAGTGGTCAAGGACAACGTGGAGTTCATCGACGAGGACTACACCGAGATCACCGGCGTGGGCATCCACACGCCCTTTGACGTCAAGGGTGCGGACATCATGCTGCTGCACAACGCGGGCGAAATCATGGCCTGGCCCGAAAACATCGCCGCCTTCTCCCTCATCTTTCAGGAGGCGGGCCTCTCCTGGACGCTCTCCAGCCACGCCATGGCCTATGACGGCGTGAACTACGGCGTGTTTTACGACGACGCCCAGACCGCCCGCATCGCCTTGCAGCACATGATGGCGGCCAAGGAACTGGGCGTGAAGAAGATCGTCATCGGCGAATGCGGCCACGCCCACAAGGCCCTCACCGTCATCGCCGACCGCGTTATCCCCTATGAATACCAGGTGCCGCGCGAAAGCTGCTATGTGACCCTGCGCGACATCGTCATGAGCGGCCGCCTCAAGCTGGACCCGGCGCGCAACGACTTTCCCGTGACCCTGCACGACCCCTGCAACATCGTGCGTCTTATGGGCATTGTGGAGCCGCAACGCGAAATCCTGCGCAAAATCGCGCCCAAGTTCCGCGAAATGCCTTGCCACGGCGTTGATAACTACTGCTGCGGCGGCGGATCCGGCTTTGCCATCATGACCCGCAACAATATCGAACAATGGCGCGGCAACATCTCTGGCCGCAAAAAGATGTGGCAGATCAGCGAAGCCTTCAAGGACTGCCTGGGGCCGGAAACCAAAAAGTACATCTGCGCCCCCTGCTCCAACTGCAAAGGGCAAATTCGCGAAATTCTGGAGCACAACGACCTGTACACCAAGAACAACTTCGCCTACGGCGGTCTGGTGGAGCTCATTGTCAACGCCATGACCAACGTGAACCCCGGCTATATCAAGTTTGAGGGCGCCGAGGAAGAAGCCGAGGCCGAAGCGTAA
- a CDS encoding respiratory nitrate reductase subunit gamma — MSIVFYVLGYLAVVGFFCMAYIKIRAYLASSPLHVRWELYPVPHEGPKNAYGGSFMEEKDWWTHPRHVSHLGDIKALLTEVLFLHATFEHNIKLWARTYPFHVGMYMLMGGTIIVLCAAVAQLCGLNPQGGLMIFVGNVINAMVLIGAVCIIVGGLALVQRRRSDPGLRRYSTPEHYFNLLIFVLFGALGLAAWATAPSYFELARGFIYNLLTANFVLPQNALFVLHLLVGFFLLIWIPMTHMGHVFMKYFTYHDIRWGDEPTAYSAKNQGKINEALQYKVSWAASHIAGDGAPKSWVDVATTNPAAPKPAAPEKKD; from the coding sequence ATGAGCATTGTGTTTTATGTCCTGGGCTACCTGGCGGTAGTCGGCTTCTTCTGCATGGCCTATATCAAGATCCGGGCCTACCTGGCGTCCAGCCCCCTGCACGTGCGCTGGGAGCTGTATCCCGTCCCCCATGAGGGCCCCAAAAACGCTTACGGCGGCAGCTTCATGGAAGAAAAGGACTGGTGGACTCATCCCCGCCATGTGTCCCACCTGGGGGATATCAAGGCCCTGCTGACCGAGGTGCTTTTTCTGCACGCCACCTTTGAGCACAACATCAAGCTCTGGGCGCGCACGTATCCCTTCCATGTGGGCATGTACATGCTCATGGGCGGCACCATCATTGTGCTCTGCGCCGCCGTCGCCCAGCTCTGCGGGCTGAACCCCCAGGGCGGGCTCATGATCTTTGTGGGCAACGTCATCAACGCCATGGTCCTGATAGGCGCCGTCTGTATCATCGTGGGTGGGCTTGCCCTGGTGCAACGCCGCCGCAGCGACCCCGGCCTGCGCCGCTACAGCACGCCGGAACACTACTTCAACCTCCTGATTTTCGTGCTTTTCGGCGCGCTGGGCCTGGCCGCCTGGGCCACTGCTCCCTCCTACTTCGAGCTGGCTCGCGGCTTTATCTATAATCTGCTCACCGCCAATTTCGTGCTGCCCCAGAACGCCCTCTTTGTGCTGCACCTGCTGGTGGGCTTCTTCCTGCTTATCTGGATTCCCATGACCCACATGGGCCATGTTTTCATGAAATATTTCACCTATCACGACATCCGCTGGGGCGACGAGCCCACCGCCTACAGCGCTAAAAACCAGGGAAAAATCAACGAAGCCCTGCAGTACAAGGTCAGCTGGGCCGCCAGCCACATTGCCGGCGACGGCGCGCCCAAATCCTGGGTGGACGTGGCCACCACCAACCCCGCGGCCCCCAAGCCCGCAGCCCCTGAAAAGAAAGATTAG
- the dapF gene encoding diaminopimelate epimerase produces MTAAVHFTKMQGIGNDYVYINGFEERVENPGELARRVSDRHFGVGSDGLVLILPSGTADVRMRMFNADGSEAEMCGNAIRCVGKYVHDHGILAKDVIRVETRAGEKVVRLLFEGGEVCGATVDMGEPELNPARIPVTDERPDGSQRFVARPVEVAGTTYAVTAVSMGNPHAVVFLEGIDALNLPELGPQFEHHPLFPQRTNTEFVEVASSTAIRMRVWERGAGETLACGTGACAAAVACVLNGRTSRQVAVQLRGGVLKVHWDEASNHVYMTGGAETVFTGTYFL; encoded by the coding sequence ATGACCGCTGCAGTGCATTTTACCAAGATGCAGGGCATTGGCAACGACTATGTCTATATTAACGGGTTCGAGGAGCGGGTGGAAAACCCCGGCGAGCTCGCCCGGCGCGTCAGCGACCGGCACTTCGGCGTGGGTTCGGACGGCCTGGTGCTTATCCTGCCTTCCGGCACGGCGGACGTGCGCATGCGCATGTTCAACGCCGACGGCTCCGAAGCGGAAATGTGCGGCAACGCCATCCGCTGCGTAGGCAAATATGTGCACGACCACGGCATTCTGGCCAAGGACGTCATCCGGGTGGAGACCCGCGCGGGCGAAAAGGTGGTGCGGCTGCTGTTTGAAGGCGGTGAGGTATGCGGGGCTACCGTGGATATGGGTGAGCCGGAGCTCAACCCCGCCCGCATTCCCGTGACGGACGAGCGCCCCGACGGCAGCCAGCGTTTTGTGGCCCGCCCCGTTGAAGTGGCCGGCACAACCTATGCCGTGACGGCCGTATCTATGGGCAATCCCCACGCCGTGGTCTTTCTGGAGGGCATCGACGCCCTGAATCTGCCGGAGCTGGGCCCGCAGTTTGAGCACCATCCGCTCTTTCCCCAGCGCACCAATACCGAGTTTGTGGAGGTGGCTTCTTCCACCGCCATCCGCATGCGGGTCTGGGAGCGCGGCGCGGGCGAAACCCTGGCCTGCGGCACGGGTGCCTGCGCCGCCGCCGTGGCCTGCGTGCTTAACGGCCGCACCAGCCGCCAGGTGGCGGTGCAGCTCAGGGGCGGCGTGCTCAAGGTGCACTGGGATGAGGCCTCCAACCATGTTTATATGACGGGCGGGGCCGAGACCGTTTTTACCGGCACATATTTTCTGTAG
- a CDS encoding LL-diaminopimelate aminotransferase — translation MRTTVNGNFLKLQSNYLFSDIARKVAVFKDANPDRRVISLGIGDVTRPLVPAVIEALHKAVDEMGDAAHFRGYGPEQGYAFLREVIAEYDYKARGVDLSPDEIFVSDGAKSDVGNFQELFAAESVVAVTDPVYPVYVDSNVMAGRAGVMADKQWDRLVYLPCLNENDFVPEFPKTRPDLIYLCYPNNPTGTVLSREALQGWVDYARREGCVILYDSAYEAFITEGEVPHSIYELEGAQEVAVEFRSFSKTAGFTGLRCAYTVVPKALKVRDGQGGMTALNGLWNRRQCTKYNGCPYIVQRAAAATYSPEGRAQIMGVIGGYQRNAAQLRAAVTGMGLEVYGGVNAPYIWVRVPQGATSWGFFDHLLESAALVCTPGAGFGLSGEGYVRLTAFGSPEDTAEAIRRLESLR, via the coding sequence ATGCGCACTACGGTCAACGGCAATTTTCTCAAGCTCCAGAGCAACTATCTGTTTTCGGACATCGCCCGCAAGGTGGCTGTGTTCAAGGACGCCAACCCCGACCGCCGCGTCATCAGCCTGGGCATCGGCGACGTGACCCGGCCGCTGGTTCCCGCCGTCATCGAGGCCCTGCACAAGGCGGTGGACGAAATGGGCGACGCGGCCCATTTTCGCGGCTACGGGCCGGAGCAGGGCTATGCCTTTCTGCGCGAAGTCATCGCCGAATACGATTACAAAGCGCGCGGCGTGGACCTGAGCCCGGACGAAATCTTTGTGAGCGACGGAGCCAAGTCCGACGTGGGCAACTTTCAGGAGCTCTTTGCCGCAGAGAGCGTGGTGGCTGTGACGGATCCGGTCTATCCTGTCTATGTGGATTCTAACGTCATGGCGGGCCGGGCCGGCGTTATGGCGGACAAGCAGTGGGACCGTCTGGTCTACCTGCCCTGCCTCAATGAAAACGACTTCGTGCCGGAATTTCCCAAAACCCGGCCTGACCTTATCTACCTGTGCTACCCTAACAACCCCACAGGCACGGTGCTTTCCCGCGAGGCCCTGCAGGGCTGGGTGGACTACGCCCGGCGCGAAGGCTGCGTTATTCTCTATGATTCGGCCTACGAGGCCTTTATCACGGAAGGGGAGGTGCCCCACAGCATCTATGAGCTGGAGGGCGCGCAGGAAGTGGCCGTGGAATTTCGCAGTTTTTCCAAAACCGCCGGCTTCACGGGCCTGCGCTGCGCCTATACCGTGGTGCCCAAGGCCCTTAAGGTGCGCGACGGCCAGGGCGGCATGACAGCCCTGAACGGGCTGTGGAACCGCCGCCAGTGCACCAAGTACAACGGCTGCCCCTACATTGTGCAGCGCGCCGCGGCCGCCACTTACAGCCCTGAGGGCCGGGCGCAGATCATGGGCGTCATCGGCGGCTACCAGCGCAACGCCGCCCAGCTGCGCGCCGCTGTGACCGGCATGGGGCTTGAGGTCTACGGCGGGGTGAACGCGCCCTACATCTGGGTGCGCGTGCCCCAGGGCGCGACCTCCTGGGGCTTTTTTGATCATCTGCTGGAGAGCGCGGCCCTGGTCTGCACGCCGGGCGCGGGCTTTGGGCTCTCCGGCGAAGGTTATGTGCGGCTTACGGCTTTCGGTTCGCCGGAGGATACGGCCGAGGCCATCCGGCGGCTGGAGTCTCTGCGCTAG
- a CDS encoding glutamate synthase, producing MCRIGSIKSRTPVPPALALNLMLPQQEGHDNSGFAMVMQDLEGVFGHYKDKPLLSLACTTKGVQLVDDYMEKKGFVQVAQWVPEVDKRPGLRIKAMPRYVFRNYDYPEGYRDAGREAREDLLLDTRLALRALLEKDDNGFVYSFWPDVLTLKEIGDPADIATYFRLWDDTDRLTARNIVTQCRQNTNYDIVRYAAHPFFLQGYTLCANGENTFFTKNKEFQKSLHRGYVGFESDSQNFLYTLHYVLHELRWPIKYYKHVITPLPFVEAEQREDRQVLALIRESLAHLEINGPNTIIGLLPDGKMITCCDSKKLRPVVVGSDDNMVAITSEVCGLNAILPNRDIAGDIYPNEREMVVIDNDLAVQRWKQ from the coding sequence ATGTGCAGAATCGGTTCCATCAAAAGCAGAACGCCCGTGCCGCCGGCGCTGGCGCTCAATCTCATGCTGCCGCAGCAGGAAGGGCACGACAACTCCGGCTTTGCCATGGTCATGCAGGACCTGGAAGGCGTATTCGGGCATTACAAGGATAAGCCCCTGCTTTCCCTGGCCTGTACCACCAAGGGCGTGCAGCTTGTGGACGACTACATGGAAAAAAAGGGCTTTGTGCAGGTGGCCCAATGGGTGCCGGAGGTGGACAAACGCCCCGGTCTGCGCATCAAGGCCATGCCGCGCTACGTCTTTCGCAATTATGACTACCCGGAAGGCTACCGGGACGCCGGCCGCGAAGCCCGCGAGGATCTGCTGCTGGACACGCGCCTGGCCTTGCGCGCCCTGCTGGAGAAGGACGACAACGGCTTTGTCTACTCCTTCTGGCCGGACGTGCTGACCCTTAAGGAAATCGGCGACCCGGCGGACATCGCCACCTATTTTCGCCTCTGGGACGATACGGACCGCCTTACCGCGCGCAACATCGTCACCCAGTGCCGCCAGAACACCAACTACGATATCGTGCGCTACGCGGCCCACCCCTTCTTTTTGCAGGGCTACACCCTCTGCGCCAACGGCGAAAACACTTTTTTCACCAAGAACAAAGAGTTTCAGAAGTCCCTGCATCGGGGCTATGTGGGCTTTGAGTCCGATTCGCAGAATTTTCTCTACACCTTGCACTATGTGCTGCATGAGCTGCGCTGGCCCATCAAGTATTACAAGCACGTCATCACGCCGCTGCCCTTTGTGGAGGCGGAGCAGCGCGAAGACAGGCAGGTGCTGGCCCTTATCCGGGAATCCCTGGCCCACCTGGAGATCAACGGACCCAACACCATCATCGGGCTTCTGCCCGACGGCAAAATGATCACCTGCTGCGATTCCAAAAAACTGCGGCCCGTGGTGGTGGGCAGCGACGACAACATGGTGGCCATTACCTCCGAAGTCTGCGGGCTCAACGCCATTCTGCCCAACCGCGACATCGCCGGCGATATCTACCCCAACGAGCGGGAAATGGTGGTCATCGACAACGACCTGGCGGTGCAAAGATGGAAACAGTAA
- a CDS encoding glutamate synthase-related protein has protein sequence METVRTQDVSVNDLRWKIEYRPELCTMCGSCVAACTFNALEVSMMRRSVTLSRKAFPDPSQEHMARPVIAQRHTIAEACVGCGMCEKICPNRAIRPVRNEDSRFPLLARHHGPIKRGGRTNLNPPRTLDAIVVGRISQMTDPALDSERHTFDIRSPLGRVMLAQELPLTVDGDNLVLSGHTPPVHWIYPAIFSDMSIGALSTRAWEALALATAYLNEKCGMPVRMCSGEGGMPIKLLESEQLKYMILQIASGHFGWNRIIKAMPRMKTDPAGVLIKIGQGAKPGDGGLLPAAKVAPHIQAIRGVPKATLHSPPNHQGLYSIEESVQKMHLSLNAAFGFRVPVAIKCAASATSVSVYNNLLRDPYKICGGFFIDGIQGGTGAANEVSLEHTGHPIVSKLRDCYQAAVAQGLQGQIPLWAGGGIGMTGNAAADAFKMICLGANGVIMGKILIQLLGCVGNEHGRCNACNTGKCPTGICTQDPRLVKRLDVDRGAQNVVDYMLAFDDELRKLLAPVGNSSLPVGRSDALVSTDKAVADKLGIQYAC, from the coding sequence ATGGAAACAGTAAGAACCCAGGACGTGAGCGTTAACGATCTGCGCTGGAAGATCGAATACCGCCCGGAGCTGTGCACCATGTGCGGTTCCTGCGTGGCGGCCTGTACGTTCAACGCCCTTGAAGTGAGCATGATGCGCCGCAGCGTGACCCTTTCGCGCAAGGCTTTTCCCGATCCCAGTCAGGAGCACATGGCCCGGCCCGTCATCGCGCAGCGGCACACCATTGCCGAAGCCTGCGTGGGCTGCGGCATGTGCGAAAAAATCTGTCCCAACCGGGCCATCCGCCCGGTGCGCAACGAGGACAGCCGCTTCCCCCTCCTGGCCCGGCACCACGGGCCCATCAAGCGCGGCGGGCGCACCAATCTGAACCCGCCCCGCACCCTGGACGCCATTGTGGTGGGCCGCATCAGCCAGATGACCGACCCGGCCCTGGATTCGGAGCGCCACACCTTTGACATCCGTTCCCCCCTGGGCCGCGTCATGCTGGCGCAGGAGCTGCCCCTGACCGTGGACGGCGACAACCTGGTGCTCAGCGGGCATACGCCCCCGGTGCACTGGATCTACCCGGCCATCTTCAGCGATATGAGCATCGGCGCGCTCTCCACCCGCGCCTGGGAGGCCCTGGCCCTGGCCACGGCCTACCTCAACGAAAAATGCGGCATGCCCGTGCGCATGTGCTCCGGCGAGGGCGGCATGCCCATCAAGCTGCTGGAATCCGAGCAGCTCAAGTACATGATTTTGCAGATCGCCTCCGGCCACTTCGGGTGGAACCGCATCATCAAGGCCATGCCCCGCATGAAAACGGACCCGGCGGGCGTGCTCATCAAGATCGGTCAGGGGGCCAAGCCCGGCGACGGCGGCCTTCTGCCCGCCGCCAAGGTGGCCCCGCACATCCAGGCCATCCGCGGCGTGCCCAAGGCCACCCTGCACTCGCCGCCAAACCATCAGGGCCTCTATTCCATTGAAGAATCCGTGCAGAAAATGCACCTTTCGCTCAATGCGGCCTTCGGCTTCCGCGTGCCCGTGGCCATCAAGTGCGCCGCTTCGGCCACGTCCGTTTCCGTGTACAACAACCTGCTGCGCGATCCGTACAAAATCTGCGGCGGGTTCTTTATTGACGGCATTCAGGGCGGCACGGGCGCGGCCAACGAGGTTTCCCTGGAGCACACGGGCCATCCCATTGTCTCCAAACTGCGCGATTGCTACCAGGCTGCCGTGGCGCAGGGCCTGCAGGGGCAGATTCCCCTTTGGGCCGGCGGCGGCATCGGCATGACCGGCAACGCCGCGGCAGACGCCTTCAAGATGATCTGCCTGGGGGCCAACGGCGTTATCATGGGCAAGATACTCATCCAGCTTCTGGGCTGCGTGGGCAACGAGCACGGGCGCTGCAACGCCTGCAACACGGGCAAGTGCCCCACAGGCATCTGCACCCAGGATCCCCGGCTGGTCAAACGCCTGGATGTGGACCGCGGCGCGCAGAACGTGGTGGACTACATGTTGGCCTTTGACGACGAGCTGCGCAAGCTGCTGGCCCCGGTGGGCAACAGCTCCCTGCCGGTGGGGCGCTCCGACGCCCTGGTTTCCACGGACAAGGCCGTGGCCGACAAACTGGGCATCCAGTATGCCTGCTGA